In one window of Streptomyces sp. FXJ1.172 DNA:
- a CDS encoding BMP family lipoprotein, giving the protein MTVAVVALAAGGCGKSSTASNSTSGKDGKYAGQGIGLAYDIGGKGDQSFNDAAYSGFKKAEAEFKIGGRDIEPQAGESDADKVQRLETLAKAGYNPVIGVGFAYAPAVKEVAAKYPKVSFGIIDDDTIQAKNVADMVFHEEQSSYLAGVAAAKATKKNHIGFIGGVDIPLIHKFEAGFDQGARSVNPKIKIESQYLTQTPAEGGFSSPDKGQNAANGQIDAGADVIYHAAGLSGQGVIKAAAQRKVWVIGVDSDQYKQGALAGYKDYILGSALKNVGGAVYDLVKSVYDGKPLTGEVRGDLKSGGVGFADSNPKYQAMKDVAAAVGKAEQDIVNGKVTVATK; this is encoded by the coding sequence GTGACCGTCGCGGTCGTCGCCCTCGCAGCGGGCGGCTGCGGCAAGTCCAGCACCGCCTCCAACAGCACGTCCGGCAAGGACGGCAAGTACGCCGGCCAGGGCATCGGCCTCGCCTACGACATCGGCGGCAAGGGCGACCAGTCCTTCAACGACGCCGCCTACTCGGGTTTCAAGAAGGCCGAGGCCGAGTTCAAGATCGGCGGCCGGGACATCGAGCCGCAGGCCGGCGAGTCGGACGCCGACAAGGTGCAGCGCCTGGAGACGCTCGCCAAGGCCGGCTACAACCCGGTCATCGGCGTCGGCTTCGCCTACGCACCGGCCGTGAAAGAGGTCGCCGCCAAGTACCCGAAGGTCAGCTTCGGCATCATCGACGACGACACCATTCAGGCGAAGAACGTCGCCGACATGGTCTTCCACGAGGAGCAGTCCTCGTACCTGGCGGGCGTGGCCGCGGCCAAGGCCACCAAGAAGAACCACATCGGCTTCATCGGCGGCGTGGACATCCCGTTGATCCACAAGTTCGAGGCCGGGTTCGACCAGGGTGCCAGGTCCGTCAACCCGAAGATCAAGATCGAGTCGCAGTACCTGACCCAGACGCCGGCGGAGGGCGGTTTCTCCAGCCCGGACAAGGGCCAGAACGCGGCCAACGGCCAGATCGACGCCGGTGCCGACGTCATCTACCACGCGGCAGGCCTCTCCGGCCAGGGCGTGATCAAGGCCGCCGCCCAGCGCAAGGTGTGGGTCATCGGCGTGGACAGCGACCAGTACAAGCAGGGCGCGCTCGCCGGGTACAAGGACTACATCCTCGGCTCCGCCCTGAAGAACGTCGGCGGCGCGGTCTACGACCTGGTCAAGTCCGTCTACGACGGCAAGCCGCTCACCGGCGAGGTGCGCGGCGACCTGAAGTCCGGCGGGGTGGGCTTCGCCGACAGCAACCCGAAGTACCAGGCCATGAAGGACGTCGCCGCCGCCGTCGGCAAGGCCGAGCAGGACATCGTGAACGGCAAGGTCACCGTGGCCACCAAGTGA
- a CDS encoding amidohydrolase, with translation MSLESEAGLAGDVLPGALSEALHAELVAFRRDLHMHPELGNQEFRTTAAIKERLERAGLAPRVLAKGTGLVCDIGLTEGKRPVVPLLALRADIDALPIPDTKTDCPYRSTVPDRAHACGHDVHTTVVLGTGLVLADLHSKGLLPRPVRLIFQPAEEVLPGGAMDAIEDGVLTGVGRILAVHCDPRVDAGRVGLRHGPITSACDRLEVALDGPGGHTARPHLTTDLVTAAARVAVDVPAVIARRVDTRVGLALTWGRIESGHAPNVIPQHAELSGTVRCLDLDAWRQAPDIVHAAIDEVATLHHAKSEITYVRGVPPVVNDRESTELLRRAMSARRGRDSVESTEQSLGGEDFSWYLEHVPGAMARLGVRRPGERTVRDLHQGDFDADEHAITVGVEMFTAAAFLEPNAVPE, from the coding sequence ATGTCCCTAGAGTCCGAGGCCGGCCTCGCGGGGGATGTGCTCCCCGGCGCGCTGAGCGAAGCCCTGCACGCCGAACTCGTCGCCTTCCGTCGCGATTTGCACATGCACCCTGAGCTGGGCAATCAGGAGTTCCGTACGACCGCCGCGATCAAGGAGCGGCTGGAGCGGGCGGGGCTCGCGCCCCGGGTGCTCGCCAAGGGAACCGGACTCGTGTGCGACATCGGGCTCACCGAGGGCAAGCGGCCGGTCGTACCGCTGCTCGCGCTGCGTGCGGACATCGACGCCCTGCCCATCCCGGACACCAAGACCGACTGTCCGTACCGGTCCACCGTGCCCGACCGGGCGCATGCCTGTGGGCACGACGTGCATACGACGGTCGTCCTCGGGACCGGGCTCGTGCTCGCCGATCTGCACAGCAAGGGCCTGCTGCCCCGGCCCGTGCGGCTGATCTTCCAGCCCGCCGAGGAGGTGCTGCCCGGCGGCGCCATGGACGCGATCGAGGACGGGGTGCTGACCGGGGTCGGCCGGATCCTCGCCGTGCACTGCGACCCCCGGGTCGACGCCGGGCGGGTCGGGCTGCGGCACGGGCCGATCACCAGCGCCTGCGACCGGCTGGAGGTCGCGCTCGACGGCCCCGGCGGGCACACCGCCCGGCCCCACCTGACCACCGACCTCGTCACCGCCGCCGCCCGTGTCGCCGTCGACGTGCCCGCGGTGATCGCCCGCCGCGTCGACACCCGGGTCGGGCTGGCGCTGACCTGGGGCCGGATCGAGTCGGGGCACGCGCCGAACGTCATCCCGCAGCACGCCGAGCTGTCCGGCACCGTGCGCTGCCTGGACCTCGATGCCTGGCGGCAGGCCCCCGACATCGTGCACGCGGCCATCGACGAGGTCGCCACCCTGCACCACGCCAAGTCGGAGATCACCTACGTCCGCGGGGTGCCGCCCGTCGTCAACGACCGGGAGTCCACCGAACTGCTGCGCCGCGCGATGTCGGCCCGGCGCGGCCGGGACTCCGTCGAGTCCACCGAGCAGAGCCTCGGCGGCGAGGACTTCTCCTGGTACCTGGAGCACGTGCCGGGGGCCATGGCCCGGCTCGGGGTCCGCAGACCCGGTGAGCGCACGGTCCGTGATCTGCACCAGGGCGACTTCGACGCCGACGAGCACGCGATCACGGTCGGCGTGGAGATGTTCACGGCGGCGGCCTTCCTGGAGCCCAACGCCGTGCCGGAGTGA
- a CDS encoding N-acetylneuraminate synthase family protein, which produces MSTNSRLRTFGSREVGPGRPVYICGEIGINHNGELENAFKLIDVAAEAGCDAVKFQKRTPEICTPRDQWDIERDTPWGRMTYIDYRHRVEFGEDEYRQIDEYCKEKGIAWFASPWDTEAVAFLEKFDVPAHKVASASLTDDELLRALRATGRSVILSTGMSTPKQIRHAVEVLGSDNILMCHATSTYPAKAEELNLRVINTLEKEYPNVPIGYSGHETGLQTTLAAVALGAAFVERHITLDRAMWGSDQAASVEPQGLTRLVRDIRTIEASLGDGVKKVYDSELGPMKKLRRVAGVVAEAEIAAAAGEPVTV; this is translated from the coding sequence ATGAGCACCAACTCCCGTCTGCGTACGTTCGGTTCGCGCGAGGTCGGCCCCGGCAGGCCCGTCTACATCTGCGGCGAGATCGGCATCAACCACAACGGTGAGCTGGAGAACGCCTTCAAGCTGATCGACGTGGCCGCCGAGGCCGGCTGCGACGCGGTCAAGTTCCAGAAGCGCACCCCGGAGATCTGCACCCCGCGCGACCAGTGGGACATCGAGCGCGACACCCCCTGGGGCCGGATGACCTACATCGACTACCGCCACCGGGTGGAGTTCGGCGAGGACGAGTACCGGCAGATCGACGAGTACTGCAAGGAGAAGGGGATCGCCTGGTTCGCCTCCCCGTGGGACACCGAGGCCGTCGCCTTCCTGGAGAAGTTCGACGTTCCCGCCCACAAGGTGGCGAGCGCCTCCCTGACCGACGACGAGCTGCTGCGCGCCCTGCGCGCCACGGGCCGCTCGGTCATCCTCTCCACGGGCATGTCGACCCCGAAGCAGATCCGCCACGCGGTCGAGGTCCTCGGCTCGGACAACATCCTGATGTGCCACGCCACGTCGACGTACCCCGCGAAGGCCGAGGAGCTGAACCTCCGCGTGATCAACACGCTGGAGAAGGAGTACCCGAACGTCCCGATCGGCTACTCCGGCCACGAGACCGGCCTGCAGACCACGCTGGCCGCCGTCGCCCTCGGAGCCGCCTTCGTCGAGCGTCACATCACCCTCGACCGCGCGATGTGGGGCTCGGACCAGGCCGCGTCGGTGGAGCCGCAGGGCCTCACGCGCCTGGTCCGTGACATCCGCACCATCGAGGCCTCCCTCGGCGACGGCGTCAAGAAGGTCTACGACTCCGAGCTGGGCCCGATGAAGAAGCTGCGCCGCGTCGCCGGTGTGGTGGCCGAGGCGGAGATCGCGGCGGCGGCCGGCGAGCCCGTCACGGTCTGA
- a CDS encoding N-acylneuraminate cytidylyltransferase, with the protein MSNPEAGPGATVRRVLAVIPARGGSKGVPAKNLAPVGGVPLVARAVRECRATRLVTDVVVSTDDQAIAAAAREAGAEVVLRPAAIAGDTATSEAAVLHAMEAHEALHGAPVDVVLLVQCTSPFIVRQDIDGVASAVIEGGADTALTVAPFHGFVWREAIDGLAAHGEPSAPGAAAGGRVAAEGSTGPAAGPGTASPAAAAGGSHAVPAPTAGGLGVNHDKSFRPRRQDRPQDFLETGAAYAMDAAGFRGHRHRFFGRTELVRTDPARVLEIDDPHDLARARALAPLFDADRPGSLPTAEDIDAVVLDFDGTQTDDRVLIDSEGREFVSVHRGDGLGIAALRRSGLKMLILSTEQNPVVAARARKLKLPVLHGVDRKDLALKQWCEEQGIAPERVLYVGNDVNDLPCFALVGWPVAVASAHDVVRGAARAVTTVPGGDGAIREIASWILGPSLDSLPK; encoded by the coding sequence ATGTCCAACCCCGAGGCGGGACCGGGCGCGACGGTGCGCCGGGTGCTCGCGGTGATCCCCGCGCGCGGCGGCTCCAAGGGCGTGCCCGCCAAGAACCTCGCCCCCGTCGGCGGGGTCCCGCTGGTGGCCCGCGCGGTACGCGAGTGCCGGGCGACCCGGCTGGTGACCGACGTCGTCGTGTCCACCGACGACCAGGCCATCGCCGCCGCCGCCCGCGAGGCCGGCGCCGAGGTCGTGCTGCGGCCCGCCGCCATCGCCGGGGACACGGCGACCTCCGAGGCCGCCGTCCTGCACGCCATGGAGGCCCACGAGGCGCTGCACGGCGCGCCGGTCGACGTGGTCCTGCTCGTCCAGTGCACCAGCCCGTTCATCGTCCGCCAGGACATCGACGGCGTCGCGTCGGCGGTGATCGAAGGCGGCGCCGACACCGCGCTGACGGTCGCGCCGTTCCACGGGTTCGTCTGGCGCGAGGCGATCGACGGACTCGCCGCGCACGGCGAGCCGTCGGCCCCCGGCGCGGCGGCCGGAGGCCGGGTGGCGGCGGAGGGGTCCACGGGCCCGGCGGCCGGGCCCGGCACGGCCTCGCCGGCCGCGGCGGCGGGCGGCAGCCACGCCGTTCCCGCGCCGACCGCCGGAGGCCTCGGTGTCAACCACGACAAGTCCTTCCGCCCCCGCCGCCAGGACCGCCCCCAGGACTTCCTGGAGACCGGCGCCGCCTACGCGATGGACGCGGCGGGCTTCCGGGGGCACCGGCACCGCTTCTTCGGCCGCACCGAACTCGTGCGCACCGACCCCGCGCGCGTGCTCGAGATCGACGACCCGCACGACCTGGCGCGGGCCCGCGCCCTGGCCCCCCTCTTCGACGCGGACCGCCCCGGTTCGCTGCCGACCGCCGAGGACATCGACGCGGTCGTACTGGACTTCGACGGCACCCAGACCGACGACCGGGTGCTGATCGACTCCGAAGGACGGGAGTTCGTCTCCGTGCACCGCGGCGACGGACTCGGCATCGCGGCCCTGCGCAGGAGCGGCCTGAAGATGCTGATCCTGTCCACGGAACAGAACCCGGTGGTCGCCGCCCGCGCCCGGAAGCTCAAGCTCCCGGTGCTGCACGGCGTCGACCGCAAGGACCTCGCGCTGAAGCAGTGGTGCGAGGAGCAGGGCATCGCGCCGGAGCGCGTGCTCTACGTCGGCAACGACGTCAACGACCTGCCGTGCTTCGCCCTCGTGGGCTGGCCCGTGGCGGTCGCGAGCGCCCACGACGTCGTACGCGGCGCCGCACGCGCGGTCACCACTGTCCCCGGCGGTGACGGCGCGATCCGAGAGATCGCCAGCTGGATCCTCGGCCCCTCTCTCGATTCCCTCCCCAAGTAA
- a CDS encoding DUF6716 putative glycosyltransferase, whose translation MPASATKSLRVAVLADSDTRWKWGALTAQRLTPADAEVRLDGYLLRGRATPTARQLKEVGVRADSLREVTGAEFLRAMTDESYDILVLALVGGGVQAMLHGLRAAWGPGERPVVVTGYVGVVYEKLADGLLLRHGADLVLANSRHDADRFRAVYEGVGADASAVTEVALPFLGGAPYTGEQEPYTVVFAAQPSVPDSRKDRTYLLNRLIEHARRHPEREVLLKLRSKPGEHTTHIEELPYQKLVQNADVPANFRLVYGHMGEVLDRTDLLVTVSSTAALEALHRRIPTVVLTDLGVREVLGNHHFTGSGCLASWDQLDAGHRPAPDEEWVARQGVAADGSYGTAFDTARERIAALLQRPGGLPPLAPYYTPQTAPGYLPGILARHHLGPDGTPLPGAPAADKEPGPVRQIVRRAARGAYRHGVQRVAPVIRRMGEL comes from the coding sequence GTGCCAGCAAGTGCTACGAAGTCCCTGCGGGTCGCCGTCCTCGCCGATTCCGACACCCGGTGGAAGTGGGGCGCGCTCACCGCGCAGCGCCTCACCCCGGCGGATGCCGAGGTCCGGCTCGACGGCTACCTCCTGCGGGGGCGCGCCACTCCGACAGCCCGTCAGCTGAAGGAGGTCGGCGTCCGCGCGGACTCCCTCCGCGAGGTCACCGGCGCCGAGTTCCTGCGCGCGATGACCGATGAGTCCTACGACATCCTCGTCCTCGCGCTGGTCGGCGGCGGCGTGCAGGCGATGCTGCACGGGCTGCGGGCCGCCTGGGGTCCGGGCGAGCGGCCCGTCGTCGTCACCGGGTACGTCGGTGTCGTCTACGAGAAGCTCGCCGACGGGCTGCTGCTGCGGCACGGCGCGGACCTCGTCCTCGCCAACTCCCGCCATGACGCGGACCGGTTCCGGGCCGTGTACGAGGGCGTGGGCGCGGACGCCTCCGCGGTCACCGAGGTCGCCCTGCCCTTCCTCGGCGGGGCGCCGTACACCGGTGAACAGGAGCCCTACACCGTGGTGTTCGCGGCCCAGCCGTCCGTCCCGGACAGCCGCAAGGACCGTACGTACCTGCTGAACCGGCTCATCGAGCACGCCCGCAGGCACCCCGAGCGGGAGGTGCTGCTGAAGCTGCGCTCCAAGCCGGGCGAACACACCACCCACATCGAGGAGCTGCCGTACCAGAAGCTGGTCCAGAACGCGGACGTGCCCGCCAACTTCCGTCTCGTGTACGGCCACATGGGCGAGGTGCTGGACCGCACCGACCTGCTGGTCACGGTCAGCTCCACGGCCGCCCTGGAGGCCCTGCACCGCCGCATCCCCACGGTCGTCCTCACCGACCTCGGCGTGCGCGAGGTGCTCGGCAACCACCACTTCACCGGCTCCGGGTGCCTGGCCTCCTGGGACCAGCTCGACGCCGGGCACCGGCCGGCGCCGGACGAGGAGTGGGTGGCCCGCCAGGGCGTGGCCGCCGACGGCTCCTACGGCACCGCCTTCGACACCGCGCGCGAGCGCATCGCCGCGCTGCTGCAGCGCCCGGGCGGGCTGCCGCCCCTCGCCCCCTACTACACCCCTCAGACGGCGCCCGGATACCTGCCCGGCATCCTCGCCCGCCACCATCTCGGCCCCGACGGCACCCCGCTGCCCGGCGCGCCCGCCGCCGACAAGGAACCCGGACCGGTCCGCCAGATCGTGCGCCGCGCCGCCCGCGGCGCCTACCGCCACGGTGTGCAGCGGGTCGCCCCGGTGATCCGGCGGATGGGGGAGCTGTGA
- a CDS encoding glycosyltransferase family 2 protein, which produces MVKLSVIVPFYNVQQYAPDTLRSLKANAREDFEFILVDDCSRDGTPEILARAERELPGAVYVRHEQNGGLATARNTGIDRARGEYLTFLDGDDWLAPGYFPQLVAAMEELGCDFVRTDHVQCTGRSRQVFRVPVGRRGVVLDPREAILPADRSTSVDYAYAWAGVYHRRLLDKGLLHFTDGLRTAEDRPWIWKLHREAESFAAVSLLGVFYRRGVASSLTQIGDVRQLDFIRAFDQVIAETAQDPRADELLPKAVRTYCAIISHHLGSIERFEPAVARKLKSMSAAALRRMPQDVLDEALDSMDIQRASKLRRLRRRPAPSGAAA; this is translated from the coding sequence GTGGTCAAGCTCTCCGTCATCGTGCCGTTCTACAACGTGCAGCAATATGCGCCCGACACGCTCAGAAGCCTGAAGGCGAACGCGCGTGAGGACTTCGAATTCATTCTCGTCGACGACTGTTCCCGCGACGGGACACCAGAGATTCTCGCGCGCGCGGAGCGCGAGCTGCCCGGAGCGGTGTACGTCCGGCACGAGCAGAACGGGGGGCTGGCGACCGCGCGCAACACCGGGATCGACCGGGCGCGCGGCGAGTACCTGACCTTCCTGGACGGCGACGACTGGCTCGCTCCCGGCTACTTCCCGCAGCTCGTGGCGGCCATGGAGGAGTTGGGCTGCGACTTCGTCCGCACCGACCACGTGCAGTGCACCGGCCGGTCGCGCCAGGTGTTCCGGGTGCCGGTCGGCCGGCGGGGCGTGGTGCTGGACCCGCGCGAGGCGATCCTGCCCGCCGACCGCTCGACGTCCGTGGACTACGCGTACGCGTGGGCGGGCGTCTACCACCGCCGGCTGCTGGACAAGGGCCTGCTGCACTTCACCGACGGGCTGCGCACGGCCGAGGACCGGCCGTGGATCTGGAAGCTGCACCGGGAGGCGGAATCCTTCGCCGCGGTGAGTCTGCTCGGCGTGTTCTACCGGCGCGGGGTCGCCTCGTCGCTCACCCAGATCGGCGACGTCCGGCAGTTGGATTTCATTCGCGCGTTCGACCAGGTCATCGCGGAAACCGCCCAGGATCCGCGGGCGGACGAACTCCTGCCGAAGGCCGTCCGTACCTATTGCGCCATCATTTCCCATCATCTGGGATCCATTGAAAGGTTCGAGCCGGCGGTGGCGAGAAAACTGAAATCCATGAGTGCGGCGGCCCTGCGGCGCATGCCGCAGGACGTGCTGGACGAGGCGCTGGACTCCATGGACATCCAGCGCGCCTCCAAGCTGCGCCGGCTGCGCCGCCGTCCGGCCCCCTCGGGAGCCGCCGCGTGA